In a genomic window of Deltaproteobacteria bacterium HGW-Deltaproteobacteria-2:
- the acs gene encoding acetate--CoA ligase, producing MAEANEQDFYDKVFPVPDRVREKSYIKSRAEYDKLYKESIDDPNAFWAKMASERLSWFKPFDKKKVSDWSFDAKDLHVKWFEGGKINVSYNCLDRHLATKKNKAAIIFEGNDPNDWKVYTYQDMYREVNKFANVLKKLGVKKGDRVSIYLPMIAELAIVMLACTRIGAIHAIVFGGFSAEALRDRINNCGAEVVITCDGTYRGAKAVPQKATCEKAVEQCPSVKTMVVVKRTGMEITMKEGRDIWYEKLMAEADRYCEPEWMDAEDPLFILYTSGSTGQPKGVVHTQAGYLLYASITQQYAFDVLDEDTYWCTADIGWVTGHSYVVYGPLCNGFTSILFEGVPNYPDFGRFWAVVEKYSVNNFYTAPTAIRSIAKEGDKWVDMHDITSLRVLGSVGEPLNPEAWWWYYNKIGAGRCTIADTWWQTENGGHMILPLPGAIDIKPAKAMVPFFGVVPAIMDEDGKEIKGPGKGALCIKNAWPGITRGLWDDKEGRFAENYFSQFPGYYFSGDGAERDEDGDYKITGRVDDVINVSGHRLGTAEVEAALTSHPDVAEAAVVGFPHEIKGQGIFAYVTLNHNVDKTDELKKALVAHVRKVVGPIASPDQIQWADGLPKTRSGKIMRRVLRNVAAKTFGDFGDTSTLADPAVVDDLVANRKKIG from the coding sequence ATGGCTGAAGCAAATGAACAAGATTTTTACGACAAGGTATTCCCTGTGCCCGATAGAGTAAGAGAAAAATCTTATATCAAGAGCAGGGCAGAGTATGACAAACTTTACAAAGAGTCCATTGACGATCCCAATGCTTTCTGGGCGAAAATGGCTTCCGAAAGACTGAGTTGGTTTAAACCCTTCGATAAAAAGAAGGTTTCGGACTGGTCGTTTGACGCCAAAGACCTTCATGTCAAATGGTTTGAAGGCGGCAAGATCAACGTCAGTTACAACTGCCTGGATCGTCATCTTGCAACCAAGAAAAACAAGGCCGCGATCATTTTTGAAGGCAACGATCCTAATGACTGGAAGGTATATACCTATCAGGATATGTATCGCGAAGTAAATAAGTTCGCCAATGTTCTAAAAAAACTTGGTGTCAAGAAAGGCGACCGGGTTTCCATTTATCTGCCCATGATCGCTGAACTGGCCATTGTCATGCTGGCCTGCACGCGCATCGGTGCCATTCATGCTATCGTGTTCGGTGGATTTTCGGCGGAAGCTTTAAGAGACCGCATCAATAACTGCGGCGCTGAAGTTGTTATTACCTGCGACGGCACCTACCGTGGAGCCAAGGCTGTTCCCCAGAAAGCCACCTGCGAAAAAGCAGTGGAACAGTGCCCCTCCGTGAAAACCATGGTTGTTGTGAAACGCACCGGTATGGAAATAACCATGAAGGAAGGCCGCGACATCTGGTACGAAAAACTGATGGCCGAAGCTGACCGTTATTGCGAACCAGAATGGATGGATGCAGAAGATCCTCTCTTCATTCTTTACACCTCCGGTTCCACCGGACAACCCAAGGGTGTTGTTCATACCCAGGCTGGTTATCTGCTCTATGCTTCCATAACCCAGCAGTATGCTTTTGACGTGCTTGATGAAGATACTTACTGGTGCACGGCCGATATAGGATGGGTCACCGGTCACAGCTACGTGGTCTATGGACCGCTGTGCAACGGTTTCACCAGCATCCTTTTCGAAGGTGTTCCCAACTATCCTGACTTCGGCCGTTTCTGGGCTGTAGTCGAAAAATATAGTGTCAATAACTTCTATACCGCGCCGACTGCGATCCGCTCGATTGCCAAAGAAGGCGACAAATGGGTCGATATGCATGATATTACCTCTCTGCGCGTTCTGGGTTCGGTCGGCGAACCGCTCAATCCCGAAGCCTGGTGGTGGTATTACAATAAGATCGGCGCTGGCCGCTGCACAATCGCTGATACCTGGTGGCAGACAGAAAATGGCGGACACATGATCCTACCTCTGCCCGGCGCAATCGATATCAAGCCAGCCAAAGCCATGGTTCCATTCTTCGGTGTAGTCCCTGCCATAATGGATGAGGACGGAAAAGAAATAAAAGGTCCCGGCAAAGGTGCGCTCTGTATTAAAAACGCATGGCCTGGCATCACCCGTGGTTTGTGGGATGACAAAGAAGGCCGGTTCGCCGAGAATTATTTCTCCCAGTTCCCTGGTTATTACTTCTCGGGCGACGGTGCGGAACGCGATGAAGATGGCGATTACAAAATCACCGGCCGTGTCGATGACGTTATCAATGTTTCCGGTCACAGACTGGGCACTGCGGAAGTCGAGGCGGCTCTTACTTCTCACCCGGATGTCGCTGAAGCTGCAGTTGTCGGTTTCCCGCATGAAATCAAAGGGCAGGGCATCTTTGCTTATGTCACACTGAACCATAATGTGGACAAAACTGATGAACTCAAAAAAGCCCTGGTCGCGCATGTCCGCAAGGTCGTTGGTCCGATCGCGTCACCCGACCAGATTCAATGGGCGGATGGTTTGCCAAAAACCAGATCCGGCAAGATTATGCGCCGTGTTCTGAGAAACGTAGCCGCCAAAACGTTCGGTGACTTCGGTGATACGTCAACGCTGGCTGATCCGGCCGTGGTTGATGATCTGGTCGCCAACCGAAAGAAGATTGGTTAG
- a CDS encoding acyl-CoA synthetase — MNQTFLASGNSKNCKKDTKADSPSAKGKLLEEGLAEIIHQAVRDNRSYLMEHETKEILEGIGITTTGFLVARSENEALVMSEKIGFPVVMKIVSPDVVHKTDAGGVKLNLTSPEDVRNAYHEIIETFKYQHIEGVTIQKMTKPGIEAIIGVTRDPSFGPLIMFGLGGVFVEVLRDVSFRILPITEKDASEMIAEIRGAAILEGYRGKAVDLDSLSHLLLKISQLVVENHEISELDLNPLFLYPDGYITVDARMFVSEPSSKENLTPTGRENLRDFFYPKSIAVIGASDVKGKLGYNIFWNLINHDFPGRLYPINPRKESIKGVKCYKSILDVQELVDMAIIIVPAKAVEAAIADCCAKGIKYVVVEAAGFAETGEEGKQAQERIEKIIREHGCRVLGPNCSGIINTHHNMVQSIGLLSDLRQGNVGMVAQAGVYAAGILTGLSNVLDFGIVATIGNKMDINETDILEYLSDDDNISVIVMYMEDIRSGKRFVDVASRAAVRKPVIVLKSGRTEAGKKAVSSHTASLAGNDEINSAAFKQSGLIRAKDNEHLFALTRAFSKQPVPKGNGVLVITYTGSMGVAATDMLYLSNMRLATLEPYFQNRLQKVMPDYVSIGNPIDCSFSMTPQQVKDLIEIGVESNDVHSFIVIIQGEILSSFVDVMKNIDYKEKTVVCCVACKEFMIDDVVKMEQAGIPIYSTAEMAAEVLSQMYHYGVRRQGAIADSIARHLTKDSLSVDDRPVHLRLINPKDIGLWTDFVNNCSQKSLWLRFLSPFSATPERAQRFCNLNPEEEVAVVAEMKDGDKHKFLGIARLIKNKRCEGEAEYAIIVSDLWQNKSLGHTLSAQCIELAKKEGYKTIRAETLQENYAMIRIFRHCDFIMDSKDENMVSMSLNLS; from the coding sequence ATGAACCAGACATTTTTAGCATCAGGCAATTCAAAAAATTGTAAAAAAGATACAAAAGCCGATTCACCTTCCGCAAAGGGAAAGCTGTTGGAAGAAGGATTAGCCGAAATAATCCATCAGGCTGTCCGGGATAACCGCAGTTATCTGATGGAGCACGAAACGAAGGAAATCCTCGAAGGTATCGGCATTACGACCACAGGCTTTCTGGTTGCCCGATCCGAAAACGAAGCGCTGGTCATGAGCGAAAAAATAGGATTTCCCGTCGTTATGAAAATTGTTTCACCCGATGTCGTTCATAAAACAGACGCGGGCGGAGTAAAACTTAATCTGACCTCTCCCGAGGACGTGCGTAATGCATACCATGAAATCATAGAGACATTTAAATACCAGCATATCGAAGGTGTAACCATTCAGAAAATGACTAAGCCGGGTATTGAAGCCATCATCGGCGTGACGCGCGATCCGAGCTTTGGACCGCTCATCATGTTCGGATTGGGCGGCGTATTTGTCGAAGTATTGCGCGATGTTTCTTTCCGAATTCTGCCGATCACCGAAAAGGACGCCTCGGAAATGATCGCGGAAATCCGGGGCGCCGCTATTTTGGAGGGATATCGAGGCAAGGCTGTTGATCTGGATTCGCTCAGTCATCTGCTTTTAAAAATATCTCAACTGGTTGTGGAAAATCATGAAATAAGCGAACTTGATCTTAACCCGTTGTTCTTGTATCCGGACGGTTATATCACCGTTGACGCCCGGATGTTTGTCAGTGAACCGTCATCGAAAGAAAATCTCACGCCGACGGGCCGTGAGAACCTGCGTGATTTTTTCTATCCTAAAAGCATCGCGGTAATCGGAGCGTCCGACGTCAAAGGAAAACTCGGCTATAATATTTTCTGGAATCTGATTAATCATGACTTTCCCGGCAGACTCTACCCGATCAATCCCCGTAAAGAATCCATTAAGGGCGTCAAATGCTACAAATCGATTCTGGACGTGCAGGAACTGGTGGATATGGCCATCATTATCGTTCCAGCCAAAGCGGTCGAGGCGGCCATCGCCGATTGCTGCGCCAAGGGAATAAAGTACGTTGTGGTAGAAGCCGCTGGTTTTGCGGAAACCGGCGAAGAAGGAAAACAGGCTCAGGAAAGAATTGAAAAAATAATCCGTGAACATGGTTGTCGCGTTCTGGGACCTAATTGTTCCGGCATCATCAACACCCATCACAATATGGTACAATCTATCGGATTGCTATCCGATTTGCGCCAGGGCAATGTCGGCATGGTCGCGCAGGCCGGGGTTTACGCCGCCGGTATTCTTACAGGATTGAGCAACGTTCTGGATTTCGGCATTGTGGCGACTATCGGCAATAAGATGGATATCAATGAAACGGATATTCTGGAATATTTAAGTGACGATGACAATATTTCCGTGATTGTTATGTATATGGAGGACATCCGTAGCGGTAAACGTTTTGTGGACGTGGCCAGCCGTGCAGCGGTGCGCAAGCCTGTCATTGTTTTGAAATCGGGACGCACGGAAGCCGGTAAAAAGGCAGTATCTTCCCATACCGCATCGCTCGCCGGCAATGACGAAATCAACAGCGCGGCGTTTAAGCAAAGCGGCTTAATCCGGGCCAAAGACAACGAGCATCTGTTCGCGCTGACGCGAGCTTTTTCCAAACAGCCTGTCCCGAAAGGCAATGGGGTCCTGGTAATCACCTATACCGGCTCGATGGGCGTTGCCGCGACGGATATGTTGTATCTCTCCAACATGCGTCTGGCTACTCTGGAACCGTATTTTCAAAATCGGCTCCAGAAAGTTATGCCCGATTATGTCAGTATCGGCAATCCTATCGACTGCTCTTTTTCCATGACACCGCAGCAGGTGAAAGATCTGATTGAAATTGGCGTGGAAAGCAACGACGTGCACAGCTTTATCGTGATTATTCAGGGCGAGATATTGAGCTCATTCGTGGATGTCATGAAGAACATAGATTATAAAGAAAAAACGGTTGTCTGCTGCGTTGCCTGCAAGGAATTCATGATTGATGATGTGGTCAAGATGGAACAGGCCGGTATCCCCATTTATTCCACGGCGGAAATGGCGGCGGAAGTCTTAAGCCAGATGTATCATTACGGCGTCAGACGCCAGGGCGCCATTGCCGATTCCATCGCCCGTCACCTTACCAAGGATTCGCTTTCTGTCGATGACAGGCCCGTGCACCTACGCCTGATTAATCCCAAAGATATCGGGCTATGGACTGATTTCGTCAACAATTGTTCACAAAAGTCTCTGTGGCTCAGATTCTTGTCTCCTTTTTCCGCCACGCCGGAGCGGGCGCAGCGTTTCTGCAATCTCAATCCGGAGGAGGAAGTCGCCGTTGTCGCGGAGATGAAGGATGGCGATAAGCATAAATTTCTCGGCATTGCGCGTTTAATTAAAAACAAACGTTGCGAGGGCGAAGCGGAATACGCCATTATCGTCTCGGATCTCTGGCAGAATAAATCTCTGGGCCATACCTTGTCCGCGCAGTGCATTGAACTTGCCAAAAAGGAAGGTTACAAAACAATTCGCGCGGAAACACTTCAGGAAAATTATGCCATGATACGGATATTCCGGCACTGTGACTTTATAATGGATTCCAAAGATGAGAACATGGTTTCGATGTCGCTGAATCTATCGTAA
- a CDS encoding DNA-binding response regulator, with translation MIRILVADDHAVVRQGVKQILADEKDMAVKDEAQNGPETLKKVTENEYDVVLLDISMPGRSGLEVLEDIKAQCPKLAVLILSMHPEEQYAVRALKAGASGYLTKASAPQELIGAIRKVACGGKYVTSSLAEKLADEMEIDTEKLPHERLSNREHQIMLMLAEGKTVSDVAGELCLSVKTISTYRTRIMSKMGMKKNAELTLYAVHNKLIN, from the coding sequence ATGATACGCATATTGGTTGCGGACGATCACGCCGTTGTACGTCAGGGCGTCAAACAAATTCTTGCAGACGAAAAGGACATGGCCGTTAAAGACGAAGCACAAAACGGTCCTGAAACACTGAAAAAGGTGACAGAAAATGAATATGATGTGGTACTTCTTGATATTTCCATGCCCGGCCGCAGTGGATTAGAAGTGCTCGAAGATATTAAGGCCCAGTGTCCGAAGCTCGCTGTGTTGATTTTAAGCATGCATCCGGAAGAACAGTATGCAGTTCGCGCACTAAAGGCTGGTGCTTCAGGATATCTCACCAAGGCCAGCGCTCCTCAGGAACTAATCGGCGCTATCCGCAAAGTGGCGTGTGGCGGTAAATACGTTACTTCATCGCTGGCGGAAAAGTTGGCTGATGAAATGGAAATAGATACTGAAAAACTGCCTCACGAAAGGCTTTCCAACCGTGAACACCAGATTATGCTGATGCTGGCGGAAGGCAAAACCGTTTCCGACGTTGCCGGTGAACTTTGCTTAAGCGTCAAAACCATCAGCACCTACCGCACCCGCATTATGTCCAAAATGGGTATGAAAAAGAATGCCGAACTCACGCTTTACGCTGTTCACAACAAACTCATAAACTAG